Proteins from a genomic interval of Macrobrachium nipponense isolate FS-2020 chromosome 28, ASM1510439v2, whole genome shotgun sequence:
- the LOC135201151 gene encoding uncharacterized protein LOC135201151, protein MCDQINPELELLSNIRKNAKYSYLFKIRKNLKYSYLFKIRKNLKYSDLFQIRKNLKYSDLFQIRKNLKYSDLFQIRKNVKYCDLFNIRKNVKCCDLFQIRKNVKYSDLFQIRKNLKYSDLFHIRKNLKYSDLFQIRKNLKYSDLFQIRKNLKYCDLFQIRKNLKYSDLFQFRKISSIVISFRSERMSSIVISFRSERISSIVISFRSERITSIVISSRSERTSSIIRKNVKYCDLFQIRKNLKYSDLFQFRKNLKYSDLFQIRKNLNYSDLFKIRKNVKYCDLFNIRKNVKYSDLFQIRKNVNYSDLFQFRKNLKYSDLFQIRKNVKYSYLFQIRKNVKYCDLFQIRKNLKYSDLFQIRKNLKYSDLFKIRKNVKYCDLFQIRKNLKYSDLFKIRKNVKYCDLFNIRKNVKYSDLFQIRENVKYSDLFQIRKNVKYCDLFQIRENVKYSDLFQIRKNVKYSYLFQIRKNVKYCDLFQIRKNLKYSDLFKIRKECQVIVNSLTQKKNVESKDLKYSDLFQIRKNVNIVSSSRSERCHYSDSFR, encoded by the exons ATGTGCGACCAAATAAACCCTGAGCTTGAATTACTAAGTAACATTAGAAAGAATGCCAAGTATAGTTATCTCTTTAAGATCAGAAAGAATCTCAAGTATAGTTATCTCTTTAAGATCAGAAAGAATCTCAAGTATAGTGATCTCTTTCAGATCAGAAAGAATCTCAAGTATAGTGATCTCTTTCAGATCAGAAAGAATCTCAAGTATAGTGATCTCTTTCAGATCAGAAAGAATGTCAAGTATTGTGATCTCTTTAACATCAGAAAGAATGTCAAGTGTTGTGATCTCTTTCAGATCAGAAAGAATGTCAAGTATAGTGATCTCTTTCAGATCAGAAAGAATCTCAAGTATAGTGATCTCTTTCATATCAGAAAGAATCTCAAGTATAGTGATCTCTTTCAGATCAGAAAGAATCTCAAGTATAGTGATCTCTTTCAGATCAGAAAGAATCTCAAGTATTGTGATCTCTTTCAGATCAGAAAGAATCTCAAGTATAGTGATCTCTTTCAGTTCAGAAAAATCTCAAGTATAGTGATCTCTTTCAGATCAGAAAGAATGTCAAGTATTGTGATCTCTTTCAGATCAGAAAGAATCTCAAGTATAGTGATCTCTTTCAGATCAGAAAGAATCACAAGTATAGTGATCTCTTCCAGATCAGAAAGAACCTCAAGTATA ATCAGAAAGAATGTCAAGTATTGTGATCTCTTCCAGATCAGAAAGAATCTCAAGTATAGTGATCTCTTTCAGTTCAGAAAAAATCTCAAGTATAGTGATCTCTTTCAGATCAGAAAGAATCTCAACTATAGTGATCTCTTTAAGATCAGAAAGAATGTCAAGTATTGTGATCTCTTTAACATCAGAAAGAATGTCAAGTATAGTGATCTCTTCCAGATCAGAAAGAATGTCAATTATAGTGATCTCTTTCAGTTCAGAAAAAATCTCAAGTATAGTGATCTCTTTCAGATCAGAAAGAATGTCAAGTATAGTTATCTCTTTCAGATCAGAAAGAATGTCAAGTATTGTGATCTCTTTCAGATCAGAAAGAATCTCAAGTATAGTGATCTCTTTCAGATCAGAAAGAATCTCAAGTATAGTGATCTCTTTAAGATCAGAAAGAATGTCAAGTATTGTGATCTCTTTCAGATCAGAAAGAATCTCAAGTATAGTGATCTCTTTAAGATCAGAAAGAATGTCAAGTATTGTGATCTCTTTAACATCAGAAAGAATGTCAAGTATAGTGATCTCTTTCAGATCAGAGAAAATGTCAAGTATAGTGATCTCTTTCAGATCAGAAAGAATGTCAAGTATTGTGATCTCTTTCAGATCAGAGAGAATGTCAAGTATAGTGATCTCTTTCAGATCAGAAAGAATGTCAAGTATAGTTATCTCTTTCAGATCAGAAAGAATGTCAAGTATTGTGATCTCTTTCAGATCAGAAAGAATCTCAAGTATAGTGATCTCTTTAAGATCAGGAAAGAATGTCAAGTTATTGTGAACTCTTTAACTCAGAAAAAGAATGTGGA ATCGAAAGATCTCAAGTATAGTGATCTCTTTCAGATCAGAAAGAATGTCAATATAGTGTCCTCTTCCAGATCAGAAAGATGTCATTATAGTGACTCTTTCAGATAG